In Pyrus communis chromosome 8, drPyrComm1.1, whole genome shotgun sequence, one genomic interval encodes:
- the LOC137742628 gene encoding uncharacterized protein: MNCLISLLQCLVLIISLFITISVSATPLNIPLLSPNAGTFVQGNYFAHDHPKPLSAFDPATEFETFYYNQTLDHFNFRPDSFNTFQQRYLINFKHWGGSNISAPIFAYLGEEEAIDADLSIIGFLSENANQFQALQIFIEHRYYGQSVPFGSREEAFKNASTIGYFNSAQAMADYAEILIHVKKQLRAEHSPVIVIGASYGGMLASWFRLKYPHVALGALASSAPILYFDNIIPPEKGYYSIVTKDFQEASETCYQTIKKSWSEIDDIASKPEGLSFLSNKFHTCSPLTTSSELKNYLDGLYCGAAQYNSPPSYPVTVFCGGIDGLSSGNDTLSKIFAGVVAYSGNSSCYVNEPRNLSETDVGWSWQTCSDMVIPISVSNDSMFPPYQFDLQEYIENCKAIYGVPPRPNWVTAYFGGHDIKLALYSFASNIIFSNGLRDPYSGGGVLENISDTVVAVHAKNGSHCLDVLRSNNITDPDWLVEQRKTEVKIIEGWLAEYYSKLRAFKQ; encoded by the exons ATGAACTGTCTCATATCTTTGCTTCAATGCCTTGTACTAATTATTTCTCTCTTTATCACAATCTCAGTTTCTGCTACACCTTTAAACATCCCGTTGCTAAGTCCGAATGCTGGAACATTTGTACAAGGAAATTATTTTGCACACGACCACCCAAAACCTTTGTCTGCATTTGATCCAGCTACAGaatttgaaacattttattACAACCAAACACTTGACCATTTCAACTTCAGGCCTGATAGCTTCAATACTTTTCAGCAAAGATATTTGATCAATTTCAAGCATTGGGGAGGCTCCAATATCAGCGCGCCAATATTTGCTTACCTTGGTGAAGAAGAAGCCATTGATGCTGATCTATCTATTATTGGCTTTCTTAGTGAAAACGCCAATCAGTTTCAAGCTCTCCAGATATTTATCGAG CACCGTTACTATGGGCAATCAGTCCCATTTGGATCAAGGGAAGAGGCATTTAAAAATGCAAGCACTATTGGGTACTTCAACTCAGCTCAAGCAATGGCAGATTATGCAGAGATCCTCATACATGTAAAGAAGCAACTCCGCGCTGAACATTCTCCGGTGATTGTTATCGGTGCATCATATGGTGGAA TGCTTGCTTCTTGGTTTCGGCTAAAATATCCCCATGTCGCTCTAGGAGCTCTAGCCTCATCAGCTCCAATTCTGTACTTTGATAACATTATTCCACCAGAAAAAGGATATTACTCAATTGTTACCAAAGATTTTCAA GAAGCCAGTGAAACTTGCTACCAAACCATAAAAAAGTCGTGGTCCGAAATTGATGATATTGCTTCCAAGCCTGAAGGCCTCTCATTTCTTAGCAACAAATTCCACACTTGCAG tCCGTTGACCACGTCGTCTGAGCTGAAGAACTACTTGGATGGTTTGTATTGTGGGGCAGCTCAATACAATAGTCCACCAAGTTATCCAGTTACTGTTTTCTGTGGCGGCATTGATGGATTGTCTTCTGGAAATGATACTCTAAGCAAAATATTTGCAGGTGTTGTTGCATATAGTGGAAATAGCTCATGCTATGTTAATGAACCCAGAAACCTATCTGAAACAGATGTAGGGTGGAGTTGGCAG ACATGTAGTGACATGGTGATTCCCATAAGCGTCAGCAACGATTCCATGTTCCCACCTTACCAGTTCGATCTACAAGAATACATTGAAAACTGCAAAGCAATCTATGGTGTCCCTCCTCGTCCTAATTGGGTCACTGCTTACTTTGGAGGCCAT GATATAAAACTGGCACTTTACAGTTTCGCTAGCAATATTATTTTCTCCAATGGGCTACGAGACCCGTACAGTGGTGGCGG GGTTTTGGAGAACATATCAGACACTGTCGTTGCAGTCCATGCAAAGAATG GATCTCATTGCTTAGATGTACTTCGATCAAACAACATTACTGATCCAGACTGGTTGGTGGAGCAACGAAAAACTGAGGTGAAGATCATTGAAGGATGGCTGGCCGAGTATTATAGCAAGCTTCGGGCATTCAAACAGTAA
- the LOC137743040 gene encoding uncharacterized protein, whose amino-acid sequence MYNEDSMQVKTYVGKHVCPRIWRENPNYRVAWLVKRYMDKFRLSLSMPITTFMETVKEERMVEIHLKTAYRVIAQCLRILEGSNMDQYTKLWGACKNGFKNGCRQFVGLDGFHLKRVFRGQLLSAVRMDANNQTWVIAYAIVELEIKDSWVWFLELLAADLEIVNQRAWTFIFDKQKGLIPAFEKVLPNCNHRFCVRHLYTNYKANGFKVKELKDALWNAAKATTIANFKESMAKVNMLNVKAYKWLLKRPAFHWSRSHFETHT is encoded by the exons ATGTACAATGAAGATTCAATGCAAGTGAAAACCTATGTTGGGAAACATGTATGTCCGAGGATTTGGAGGGAAAATCCTAACTACAGAGTGGCATGGCTTGTGAAAAGGTATATGGACAAGTTCAGACTTAGCCTAAGCATGCCCATCACTACATTTATGGAGACAGTGAAAGAGGAAAGAATGGTTGAGATCCACCTCAAGACAGCCTACAGAGTGATAGCACAGTGTTTAAGAATCCTTGAGGGGAGTAACATGGATCAGTACACAAAGTTGTGGG GGGCTTGCAAAAATGGATTTAAGAATGGATGTAGGCAGTTTGTAGGGTTGGATGGTTTTCACTTGAAGAGAGTGTTCAGGGGCCAATTACTGTCTGCAGTGAGAATGGATGCAAATAACCAAACTTGGGTTATTGCATATGCCATAGtagagctcgagatcaaggacaGTTGGGTTTGGTTTCTGGAACTGCTAGCTGCTGATTTGGAAATTGTGAACCAGCGTGCTTGGACTTTCATTTTTGACAAACAAAAGGGTTTAATACCAGCTTTTGAGAAGGTACTACCTAATTGTAATCATCGATTTTGTGTTAGGCACTTATACACCAACTACAAGGCAAATGGGTTTAAGGTGAAAGAATTAAAGGATGCCTTGTGGAATGCTGCCAAGGCAACAACCATCGCTAATTTTAAAGAGAGTATGGCTAAGGTGAATATGTTGAATGTCAAAGCTTATAAATGGTTGTTAAAGAGACCAGCCTTCCATTGGAGTAGATCACACTTTGAGACACACACTTAG